In the genome of bacterium, the window GCGGTTATGCTGGCGCACACGCTGGGCAATCCGTTTGATGTGGGTGCGATTAAAGCTTTTTGCGAGCAATACAATCTCTGGCTGATTGAGGATAATTGTGATGCATTAGGGTCGCGTTACGACGGGTGTTATACCGGGGCGTTCGGTGATTTGGGGACATCCTCTTTTTATCCGCCGCATCATATTACCATGGGTGAGGGCGGGGCGGTGTATACTCAAAATAAGCTGCTGCAGCGCTTGGTGAATTCTTTTCGGGATTGGGGGCGGGATTGCTGGTGTCCGCCCGGCCGGGATGATTCTTGTGAAAAACGTTTTACCGGCCAATTTGGGGATCTGCCAAAAGGGTTTGATCACAAATTTGTTTATTCTCATTTTGGATACAATTTGAAAGTGACGGATATGCAGGCGGCGGTAGGCTGCGCCCAATTGGAGAAATTACCGGCATTTATTTTAGCGCGGCGAAATAATTTCAAACAATTGCGTGAAAAATTAAAGCACCTGGAAGGGCCTTTGCTGTTTGCCGAGCCGACACTCAAATCTGATCCTGCCTGGTTCGGGTTTGTGATCACGGTGGCTGAGGATGCCGGGTTTACCCGCAATGACCTTGCCGCGCACTTAGAAGCGAATAAGGTCCAGACGCGTAATTTGTTTGCAGGAAATATTTTAAAGCACCCCTGTTTTGCGCAATTGGAAGCAGGACGCGATTTCCGTATTGCGGGGAATCTGACCCAGACGGACCGTATTATGCATCAGACACTTTGGATTGGGGTTTATCCGGGCATGACCCCGGAAATGATAACGTATATGGTTCAGACCATCTCTGATTTTGTCGGGAAAAGATGTACCGGGTTATAAGGCGGGTCGCTTGCTGCGGCATTTTGCTGGCCGGTATCCTGCTGTGGGGACGCTATGTGCTTGAAGCATCCGAACCGGAAACGATTCGATTGAAAACGCTTGATCAGATTGAAATTCAGGCAGCCTGGTATCATGGCGATACCCTGGGTAAGGGGAACTCACAGCTGTTGGTGATTGCACCGGGGTTTGCCCAACACCCCCGGACCCGCTCAATGCGGCTTTTGGCCCAGGCGTTGGAACCGTATTTTGATGTGGTGGTGATTTCATTTCGCGGCAACCAAGGCAGCCAAGGCAGGTATTCCTTCGGCGCCAAGGAGGTGATTGATCTCCAGGCACTGATTGACTGGGCACGAACCCGGTATACCCGGGTAAGTCTGCTCGGCCTTTCTTTGGGAGCGTATAGTGCTTAT includes:
- the rfbH gene encoding lipopolysaccharide biosynthesis protein RfbH, with amino-acid sequence MKQTERLREELLEKVRLFYQAQAAEHTAFVPGESKISYAARVFDDKEMVSLVDASLDFWLTAGRFAETFEKQLARFLSIAHCSLCNSGSSANLLAFMALTSPELGERRIGKGDEVITVAAGFPTTITPIIHYGAVPVFVDVSLPTYNIDVSQLESARSEQTKAVMLAHTLGNPFDVGAIKAFCEQYNLWLIEDNCDALGSRYDGCYTGAFGDLGTSSFYPPHHITMGEGGAVYTQNKLLQRLVNSFRDWGRDCWCPPGRDDSCEKRFTGQFGDLPKGFDHKFVYSHFGYNLKVTDMQAAVGCAQLEKLPAFILARRNNFKQLREKLKHLEGPLLFAEPTLKSDPAWFGFVITVAEDAGFTRNDLAAHLEANKVQTRNLFAGNILKHPCFAQLEAGRDFRIAGNLTQTDRIMHQTLWIGVYPGMTPEMITYMVQTISDFVGKRCTGL